One window of the Athene noctua chromosome 5, bAthNoc1.hap1.1, whole genome shotgun sequence genome contains the following:
- the WDR47 gene encoding WD repeat-containing protein 47 isoform X2, producing MTAEETVNVKEAEIIKLILDFLNSRKLHISMLALEKESGVINGLFSDDMLFLRQLILDGQWDEVLQFIQPLECMEKFDKKRFRYIIMKQKFLEALCVNNAMSAEDEPQHLEFTMREAVQCLHALEEYCPSKEDYSKLCLLLTLPRLTNHAEFKDWNPSTARVHCFEEACVMVAEFIPADRKLSEAGFKASNNRLFQLVMKGLLYECCVEFCQSKATGEEITESEVLLGIDLLCGNGCDDLDLSLLSWLQNLPATVFSCAFEQKMLNIHVDKLLKPTKAAYADLLTPLISKLSPYPSSPMRRPQSADAYMTRSLNPALDGLSCGLTNHDKRVTDLGTKTSPMSHSFANFHYPGVQNLSRSLMLENTECHSIFEESPERDTPVEPQHPISSETLCQSSVPENEPLNGSQSQGSAKQEKNELRDSTEQFQEYYRQRLRYQQHLEQKEQQRQLYQQMLLEGGVNQEDGADQQQNLTEQFLNRSIQKLGELNIGMDSLGNDVQTLSQQCNGSKMNASTNPASNFTSAPSDASQRITTDSPNVNTSTPRKRGSANQIPFPEESPVQGNQTVSEHAVTQPQLEDSSGNSSRTRGDEDDKSKKQFICINTLEDTQAVRAVAFHPSGSLYAVGSNSKTLRVCAYPEVIDPSAYNAPKQPVVRFKRNKHHKGSIYCVAWSPCGQLLATGSNDKYVKVLPFNADTCNATGPDLEFSMHDGTIRDLAFMEGPESGGAILISAGAGDCNIYTTDCQRGQGLHALSGHTGHILALYTWSGWMIASGSQDKTVRFWDLRVPSCVRVVGTTFHGTGSAVASVAVDPSGRLLATGQEDSSCMLYDIRGGRMVQSYHPHSSDVRSVRFSPGAHYLLTGSYDMKIKVTDLQGDLTKQLPLMVVGEHKDKVIQCRWHTQDLSFLSSSADRTVTLWTYNG from the exons ATGACGGCTGAAGAAACAGTGAATGTTAAAGAAGCTGAAATAATTAAACTAATACTAGATTTTCTGAACTCAAGGAAACTTCATATCAGTATGCTGGCACTTGAGAAAGAAAGTGGGGTCATTAATGGCTTGTTTTCTGATGACATGCTTTTTCTAAG GCAATTGATTCTTGATGGTCAGTGGGATGAGGTTCTTCAATTTATTCAGCCTCTCGAATGCATGGAAAAATTCGACAAGAAAAG ATTTCGTTACATTATAATGAAGCAGAAGTTCTTGGAAGCCTTATGTGTAAACAATGCGATGTCAGCAGAAGATGAGCCTCAGCAT CTGGAGTTTACAATGCGAGAGGCTGTACAGTGCCTACATGCGTTGGAAGAATATTGTCCCTCTAAGGAAGACTATAGTAAACTCTGCTTGCTACTGACACTGCCTCGCTTGACCAACCACGCGGAATTCAAGGACTGGAATCCCAGCACTGCACGGGTTCACTGCTTTGAAGAAGCCTGTGTCATGGTGGCAGAGTTTATTCCTGCCGATAGGAAACTGAGTGAGGCTGGCTTCAAAGCAAGTAACAACCGTTTATTTCAGCTTGTAATGAAGGGATTGCTTTATGAATGTTGTGTGGAATTCTGTCAGAGTAAAGCAACAGgagaagaaatcacagaaagtgaGGTATTGCTGGGCATCGATCTCTTGTGTGGTAATGGGTGTGATGACTTGGACCTTAGTTTATTGTCATGGCTGCAGAATCTACCAGCGActgttttttcttgtgcttttgaACAAAAGATGCTTAATATTCATGTTGATAAACTCCTCAAGCCTACAAAAGCTGCGTATGCTGATCTTTTGACACCTCTAATCAGCAAACTTTCTCCTTATCCATCATCCCCAATGAGACGGCCTCAATCAGCAGATGCTTACATGACCCGCTCCTTAAATCCTGCCTTAGATGGGCTGTCATGTGGATTAACAAATCATGATAAGCGAGTCACAGACCTTGGGACCAAAACTTCTCCAATGTCACACTCCTTTGCTAATTTCCATTACCCAGGAGTACAGAACCTCAGCCGAAGTCTCATGCTTGAGAACACTGAGTGTCACAGCATTTTTGAAGAGTCGCCTGAGCG TGATACTCCCGTGGAGCCACAGCATCCCATCAGCAGTGAGACTTTGTGCCAGAGTTCAGTTCCAGAAAATGAACCACTTAATGGATCACAGAGTCAGGGATCAGCCAAACAAGAGAAGAATGAG CTTCGTGATTCAACAGAGCAGTTTCAGGAATATTACAGACAAAGACTACGTTACCAGCAGCACTTAGAACAGAAGGAGCAACAGCGACAGTTGTACCAGCAAATGTTGTTGGAAGGAGGTGTAAATCAAGAAGATGGAGCTGACCAGCAACAGAATCTTACTGAGCAGTTTCTTAACAG ATCTATCCAGAAACTAGGAGAATTGAATATAGGTATGGACAGTCTTGGAAATGACGTGCAGACACTTAGCCAGCAATGTAATGGTAGCAAAATGAATGCATCTACCAATCCAGCAAGTAATTTTACATCAGCGCCTTCAGATGCTAGTCAGAGGATAACAACTGATAGCCCAAATGTTAATACAAGCACTCCTCGAAAGCGTGGATCAGCTAATCAGATACCCTTTCCTGAAGAGTCACCTGTACAGGGGAATCAAAC TGTATCAGAACATGCTGTTACTCAGCCACAGTTGGAAGACTCTTCAGGGAATTCAAGTAGGACAAGAGGTGATGAG GATGACAAATCGAAAAAGCAGTTCATTTGCATTAATACTCTAGAAGACACACAAGCTGTCAGAGCTGTAGCCTTTCATCCCAGTGGGAGTTTATATGCTGTTGGCTCCAACTCTAAAACTTTGAGAGTTTGTGCCTATCCAGAAGTAATTGACCCAAG tgcttATAATGCTCCTAAACAACCTGTAGTTCGCTTCAAAAGGAACAAGCATCATAAAGGATCAATCTACTGTGTAGCCTGGAGTCCCTGTGGACAGCTGTTAGCTACTGGTTCTAATGATAAATATGTGAAAGTACTGCCTTTTAATGCAGACACTTGTAATGCAACAG gacCAGATTTGGAGTTCAGCATGCACGATGGGACAATCAGAGACCTTGCTTTTATGGAAGGCCCAGAAAGCGGTGGTGCTATTTTAATaagtgctggggcaggggactGTAATATTTACACAACAGATTGTCAGCGAGGACAAGGCCTGCATGCCCTAAGTGGTCACACTG GTCATATTTTAGCACTTTATACATGGAGTGGCTGGATGATTGCATCTGGATCCCAAGACAAGACTGTAAGATTTTGGGATCTGAGAGTGCCAAGCTGTGTTCGTGTTGTGGGAACAACGTTTCATGGAACAG gaaGTGCTGTAGCCTCAGTAGCTGTTGATCCGAGTGGTCGTCTCCTGGCCACAGGACAAGAGGACTCTAGCTGTATGTTGTACGATATCAGAGGAGGACGAATGGTGCAGAGCTATCATCCTCATTCCAGTGATGTTCGTTCTGTTCGCTTCTCTCCAGGGGCACACTACTTGCTCACTGGATCATATGATATGAAAATAAAGGTGACAGACTTGCAAG GGGACCTCACGAAGCAGCTTCCTCTTATGGTGGTGGGAGAGCACAAGGACAAAGTTATTCAGTGCAGGTGGCACACACAAGATCTTTCCTTCTTGTCGTCTTCTGCAGACAGAACTGTAACTCTTTGGACTTACAACGGCTAG
- the WDR47 gene encoding WD repeat-containing protein 47 isoform X1, whose protein sequence is MTAEETVNVKEAEIIKLILDFLNSRKLHISMLALEKESGVINGLFSDDMLFLRQLILDGQWDEVLQFIQPLECMEKFDKKRFRYIIMKQKFLEALCVNNAMSAEDEPQHLEFTMREAVQCLHALEEYCPSKEDYSKLCLLLTLPRLTNHAEFKDWNPSTARVHCFEEACVMVAEFIPADRKLSEAGFKASNNRLFQLVMKGLLYECCVEFCQSKATGEEITESEVLLGIDLLCGNGCDDLDLSLLSWLQNLPATVFSCAFEQKMLNIHVDKLLKPTKAAYADLLTPLISKLSPYPSSPMRRPQSADAYMTRSLNPALDGLSCGLTNHDKRVTDLGTKTSPMSHSFANFHYPGVQNLSRSLMLENTECHSIFEESPERSDTPVEPQHPISSETLCQSSVPENEPLNGSQSQGSAKQEKNELRDSTEQFQEYYRQRLRYQQHLEQKEQQRQLYQQMLLEGGVNQEDGADQQQNLTEQFLNRSIQKLGELNIGMDSLGNDVQTLSQQCNGSKMNASTNPASNFTSAPSDASQRITTDSPNVNTSTPRKRGSANQIPFPEESPVQGNQTVSEHAVTQPQLEDSSGNSSRTRGDEDDKSKKQFICINTLEDTQAVRAVAFHPSGSLYAVGSNSKTLRVCAYPEVIDPSAYNAPKQPVVRFKRNKHHKGSIYCVAWSPCGQLLATGSNDKYVKVLPFNADTCNATGPDLEFSMHDGTIRDLAFMEGPESGGAILISAGAGDCNIYTTDCQRGQGLHALSGHTGHILALYTWSGWMIASGSQDKTVRFWDLRVPSCVRVVGTTFHGTGSAVASVAVDPSGRLLATGQEDSSCMLYDIRGGRMVQSYHPHSSDVRSVRFSPGAHYLLTGSYDMKIKVTDLQGDLTKQLPLMVVGEHKDKVIQCRWHTQDLSFLSSSADRTVTLWTYNG, encoded by the exons ATGACGGCTGAAGAAACAGTGAATGTTAAAGAAGCTGAAATAATTAAACTAATACTAGATTTTCTGAACTCAAGGAAACTTCATATCAGTATGCTGGCACTTGAGAAAGAAAGTGGGGTCATTAATGGCTTGTTTTCTGATGACATGCTTTTTCTAAG GCAATTGATTCTTGATGGTCAGTGGGATGAGGTTCTTCAATTTATTCAGCCTCTCGAATGCATGGAAAAATTCGACAAGAAAAG ATTTCGTTACATTATAATGAAGCAGAAGTTCTTGGAAGCCTTATGTGTAAACAATGCGATGTCAGCAGAAGATGAGCCTCAGCAT CTGGAGTTTACAATGCGAGAGGCTGTACAGTGCCTACATGCGTTGGAAGAATATTGTCCCTCTAAGGAAGACTATAGTAAACTCTGCTTGCTACTGACACTGCCTCGCTTGACCAACCACGCGGAATTCAAGGACTGGAATCCCAGCACTGCACGGGTTCACTGCTTTGAAGAAGCCTGTGTCATGGTGGCAGAGTTTATTCCTGCCGATAGGAAACTGAGTGAGGCTGGCTTCAAAGCAAGTAACAACCGTTTATTTCAGCTTGTAATGAAGGGATTGCTTTATGAATGTTGTGTGGAATTCTGTCAGAGTAAAGCAACAGgagaagaaatcacagaaagtgaGGTATTGCTGGGCATCGATCTCTTGTGTGGTAATGGGTGTGATGACTTGGACCTTAGTTTATTGTCATGGCTGCAGAATCTACCAGCGActgttttttcttgtgcttttgaACAAAAGATGCTTAATATTCATGTTGATAAACTCCTCAAGCCTACAAAAGCTGCGTATGCTGATCTTTTGACACCTCTAATCAGCAAACTTTCTCCTTATCCATCATCCCCAATGAGACGGCCTCAATCAGCAGATGCTTACATGACCCGCTCCTTAAATCCTGCCTTAGATGGGCTGTCATGTGGATTAACAAATCATGATAAGCGAGTCACAGACCTTGGGACCAAAACTTCTCCAATGTCACACTCCTTTGCTAATTTCCATTACCCAGGAGTACAGAACCTCAGCCGAAGTCTCATGCTTGAGAACACTGAGTGTCACAGCATTTTTGAAGAGTCGCCTGAGCG AAGTGATACTCCCGTGGAGCCACAGCATCCCATCAGCAGTGAGACTTTGTGCCAGAGTTCAGTTCCAGAAAATGAACCACTTAATGGATCACAGAGTCAGGGATCAGCCAAACAAGAGAAGAATGAG CTTCGTGATTCAACAGAGCAGTTTCAGGAATATTACAGACAAAGACTACGTTACCAGCAGCACTTAGAACAGAAGGAGCAACAGCGACAGTTGTACCAGCAAATGTTGTTGGAAGGAGGTGTAAATCAAGAAGATGGAGCTGACCAGCAACAGAATCTTACTGAGCAGTTTCTTAACAG ATCTATCCAGAAACTAGGAGAATTGAATATAGGTATGGACAGTCTTGGAAATGACGTGCAGACACTTAGCCAGCAATGTAATGGTAGCAAAATGAATGCATCTACCAATCCAGCAAGTAATTTTACATCAGCGCCTTCAGATGCTAGTCAGAGGATAACAACTGATAGCCCAAATGTTAATACAAGCACTCCTCGAAAGCGTGGATCAGCTAATCAGATACCCTTTCCTGAAGAGTCACCTGTACAGGGGAATCAAAC TGTATCAGAACATGCTGTTACTCAGCCACAGTTGGAAGACTCTTCAGGGAATTCAAGTAGGACAAGAGGTGATGAG GATGACAAATCGAAAAAGCAGTTCATTTGCATTAATACTCTAGAAGACACACAAGCTGTCAGAGCTGTAGCCTTTCATCCCAGTGGGAGTTTATATGCTGTTGGCTCCAACTCTAAAACTTTGAGAGTTTGTGCCTATCCAGAAGTAATTGACCCAAG tgcttATAATGCTCCTAAACAACCTGTAGTTCGCTTCAAAAGGAACAAGCATCATAAAGGATCAATCTACTGTGTAGCCTGGAGTCCCTGTGGACAGCTGTTAGCTACTGGTTCTAATGATAAATATGTGAAAGTACTGCCTTTTAATGCAGACACTTGTAATGCAACAG gacCAGATTTGGAGTTCAGCATGCACGATGGGACAATCAGAGACCTTGCTTTTATGGAAGGCCCAGAAAGCGGTGGTGCTATTTTAATaagtgctggggcaggggactGTAATATTTACACAACAGATTGTCAGCGAGGACAAGGCCTGCATGCCCTAAGTGGTCACACTG GTCATATTTTAGCACTTTATACATGGAGTGGCTGGATGATTGCATCTGGATCCCAAGACAAGACTGTAAGATTTTGGGATCTGAGAGTGCCAAGCTGTGTTCGTGTTGTGGGAACAACGTTTCATGGAACAG gaaGTGCTGTAGCCTCAGTAGCTGTTGATCCGAGTGGTCGTCTCCTGGCCACAGGACAAGAGGACTCTAGCTGTATGTTGTACGATATCAGAGGAGGACGAATGGTGCAGAGCTATCATCCTCATTCCAGTGATGTTCGTTCTGTTCGCTTCTCTCCAGGGGCACACTACTTGCTCACTGGATCATATGATATGAAAATAAAGGTGACAGACTTGCAAG GGGACCTCACGAAGCAGCTTCCTCTTATGGTGGTGGGAGAGCACAAGGACAAAGTTATTCAGTGCAGGTGGCACACACAAGATCTTTCCTTCTTGTCGTCTTCTGCAGACAGAACTGTAACTCTTTGGACTTACAACGGCTAG